One genomic segment of Aquipluma nitroreducens includes these proteins:
- a CDS encoding phosphodiester glycosidase family protein yields the protein MFKATAIHWHTGKITFLTLLFFLNLMSGQAQTTWGGEIPWKNLMDGLQLAELETPEKSVVGDSKISILKVDAQKFDFEFLTASEHGNLPRTAPDWAQEFDQNIIVNAGMYRYNKTQSNKGYMKNYNHLNNPAKNNYYNALLAMHPKDPKKPPFEIIDTYQKDWEKIKNQYHSVCQGMRMINDKGEGMAFTKRPDQSCSMILAATDAESNLYFIFTRSPYTHINMISLLKALPINIRTTVYLEGGPETSFYVNTGDTIIAKYGSYVSNTCDNDDNDHFRKMPNVIAIRKKK from the coding sequence ATGTTTAAAGCAACAGCGATCCATTGGCACACCGGGAAAATTACGTTCCTGACCCTGCTGTTTTTCCTGAATCTGATGTCGGGGCAGGCGCAGACCACTTGGGGAGGTGAAATTCCATGGAAAAACCTGATGGATGGTTTGCAACTGGCCGAATTGGAAACTCCCGAAAAATCGGTGGTTGGCGACTCGAAAATTAGTATACTGAAAGTGGATGCCCAAAAATTCGACTTCGAGTTTTTGACCGCATCAGAACACGGAAATCTACCCAGAACAGCTCCCGATTGGGCGCAGGAATTCGACCAGAACATCATTGTGAATGCCGGAATGTACCGATATAATAAAACGCAGTCGAATAAAGGGTACATGAAGAACTATAACCACCTGAATAACCCTGCGAAGAATAATTATTACAACGCCTTACTGGCCATGCACCCGAAAGACCCAAAGAAACCGCCTTTCGAAATTATTGACACCTACCAAAAAGATTGGGAAAAGATTAAAAATCAGTATCACTCAGTCTGTCAGGGGATGCGCATGATCAATGACAAAGGTGAAGGAATGGCTTTTACAAAGCGCCCCGATCAGTCGTGCAGCATGATTTTGGCGGCCACCGATGCCGAGAGCAACCTGTATTTCATTTTTACCCGTTCGCCATACACCCACATCAACATGATTTCCTTATTGAAAGCTTTGCCCATTAACATACGAACCACTGTTTACCTCGAAGGTGGACCGGAAACCAGCTTTTATGTGAATACAGGCGATACCATTATTGCCAAATACGGCAGCTATGTATCGAACACCTGCGACAATGACGACAACGATCATTTCCGGAAAATGCCGAATGTGATTGCGATAAGGAAGAAGAAATAA
- a CDS encoding M23 family metallopeptidase has product MKISIITLAVSVLFSLYSTAQEPIPATINPINETFQVDTLANDGEELEVDSLKLTNDETLYKSIWNSTQIKYPINTLPNKNDTITISLLNSGDSPFVMPVKGQILSKFGPRHRRMHTGTDIRLNSGDTVRCAFDGRVRLAKVFRGYGNLVLVRHNNGLETIYAHLKAIKVKVNDTVKAGDLIGLGGRTGRATCNHLHFETRLFGEPFDSNKYIDYETFALRSDKVIYKNKQFVTDLKDLRDKPAPENKLLLASGRSGASKHVIRKGDNLWVIAKKYNTTVKKLCAVNKITASKTLKVGSVLRIN; this is encoded by the coding sequence ATGAAAATATCCATCATAACACTTGCAGTAAGCGTACTGTTTTCTTTGTATAGCACTGCCCAAGAGCCCATTCCGGCAACAATTAATCCAATAAATGAAACTTTTCAGGTCGACACTCTGGCCAATGACGGTGAAGAATTGGAAGTCGACTCTCTGAAATTGACAAATGACGAAACACTCTATAAAAGCATTTGGAATTCTACTCAGATTAAATACCCGATCAATACCCTTCCCAATAAAAATGATACCATTACCATTTCTCTTTTGAATTCAGGAGACAGTCCGTTTGTAATGCCAGTAAAAGGGCAGATTTTGTCGAAGTTTGGTCCTCGTCACCGTAGAATGCACACCGGAACTGATATTAGGCTGAATTCGGGAGATACCGTTCGTTGTGCTTTCGATGGCCGTGTGCGGCTTGCTAAAGTTTTTCGGGGCTATGGAAATTTAGTTTTGGTAAGGCATAATAATGGACTTGAAACTATTTATGCTCACCTGAAAGCAATTAAGGTAAAGGTAAACGACACGGTTAAAGCCGGGGATTTGATCGGTTTGGGAGGACGAACCGGCAGGGCAACATGCAACCACCTTCACTTCGAGACACGACTTTTCGGAGAACCATTCGATTCGAATAAATACATTGATTATGAAACGTTTGCTCTTCGTTCAGACAAAGTAATTTACAAGAATAAACAGTTTGTGACTGATTTAAAGGACTTGAGAGATAAACCTGCTCCTGAAAATAAGCTTCTTTTAGCTTCTGGGCGGAGTGGAGCTTCCAAACATGTGATCAGAAAGGGTGATAACCTTTGGGTAATTGCTAAAAAGTACAATACAACCGTAAAAAAACTTTGTGCAGTCAATAAAATCACGGCTTCAAAAACATTGAAAGTAGGTTCGGTTCTTCGCATTAACTAA
- a CDS encoding CocE/NonD family hydrolase yields the protein MNKSILVFTFCFLLHLAHAENKDSTWVVNNYTKIERQIPMRDGIRLFTTIYIPKDTTEKHPFLMTRTPYSCSPYGEAKFASFWKSYTMSYLKEGYFMVIQDVRGRWMSEGKFADVRPFNANKKTSQETDEASDSYDTVDWLLKNIPNNNGKVGVFGVSYPGYYSTMAAASNHPAIVAVSPQAPVTNWFIGDDAHHNGAFFLMDNFGFYSATGFGFGLPHPHPRSTAPKSVGFSVNDNYKFFLEAGTLNHIAKLVGDSVPFWKEMYDHPNYDGYWKARDARNATKNLSPAMLWVGGLFDAEDNWGTWNSYQSAESNNPGKEFNKIVMGPWSHGQWSGKNVTHMGNVYFGSNTGDWYQQNIEIPFFNYYLKNKGDISQLAEATIFISGENTWRKFKQWPPAQKEDKNLFLQPNGGLDWKKPTVKTSSTEYISDPAKPVPYAEGIHLHRTTAYMTDDQRFAERRTDVITFKTEVLTEDLTVTGIIKANLFTSISTTDADFVVKVIDVFPDKFAYNDSVYASKNSVRYPMGAYEMLVKGEIMRGRYRNSFERPEPFVPNKVALVRFNIGDVAHTFKKGHRVMVQIQSSWFPLVDRNPQKFVNIYTATENDFQKATVRIYHDEKHQSSVVLPVLRN from the coding sequence ATGAATAAGTCAATTCTTGTCTTCACTTTTTGTTTTTTGCTGCATCTGGCTCATGCGGAGAATAAAGACAGCACTTGGGTGGTAAATAATTACACTAAAATTGAGCGGCAAATTCCCATGCGGGATGGGATTCGGTTATTCACTACGATTTATATTCCAAAGGATACCACCGAAAAGCATCCTTTTTTAATGACACGAACTCCCTATTCGTGCAGTCCTTACGGTGAAGCTAAATTCGCCTCCTTTTGGAAATCGTACACGATGTCGTACCTAAAGGAAGGTTATTTCATGGTTATTCAGGATGTGCGCGGAAGATGGATGAGTGAAGGTAAATTTGCCGATGTCAGGCCGTTTAATGCCAATAAAAAGACCAGTCAGGAAACGGACGAAGCCAGCGATAGCTACGATACTGTTGACTGGTTGCTTAAAAATATACCGAATAACAATGGCAAGGTTGGGGTCTTCGGAGTTTCCTATCCTGGATATTATTCCACAATGGCCGCTGCCTCCAATCACCCTGCAATTGTGGCCGTGAGTCCTCAGGCGCCGGTTACCAATTGGTTTATTGGCGATGATGCCCATCACAATGGCGCCTTTTTCCTGATGGATAATTTTGGGTTTTATTCTGCAACTGGCTTTGGTTTTGGTCTGCCACACCCACATCCTAGGTCCACAGCTCCAAAATCGGTAGGATTTTCGGTAAACGATAATTATAAATTTTTCCTTGAAGCCGGGACACTTAATCATATTGCTAAGTTGGTTGGCGATAGTGTTCCTTTCTGGAAAGAAATGTACGATCACCCCAACTACGACGGATACTGGAAGGCCCGCGATGCCAGAAATGCAACTAAAAACCTGTCTCCTGCCATGTTGTGGGTTGGCGGATTGTTCGATGCCGAAGACAATTGGGGAACATGGAATTCATACCAATCAGCAGAAAGCAATAACCCGGGCAAGGAGTTTAATAAAATAGTCATGGGTCCATGGTCGCACGGCCAATGGAGTGGCAAAAATGTCACTCACATGGGAAATGTATATTTTGGAAGCAATACCGGAGATTGGTACCAACAAAATATTGAAATTCCTTTTTTCAATTATTACCTGAAGAACAAAGGCGATATCTCGCAATTGGCCGAAGCCACAATTTTTATTTCAGGAGAAAATACCTGGAGGAAGTTTAAGCAATGGCCGCCTGCCCAGAAAGAGGACAAAAACTTATTTCTGCAACCCAATGGCGGTCTGGATTGGAAAAAGCCAACCGTTAAAACCAGTTCGACGGAATACATCAGCGATCCGGCAAAACCGGTTCCTTATGCCGAAGGAATTCATTTGCATCGAACAACTGCTTATATGACCGACGACCAACGATTTGCTGAACGGAGAACTGATGTAATTACGTTTAAGACTGAAGTATTGACTGAAGATCTTACTGTTACCGGGATAATTAAAGCCAATCTTTTTACTTCGATTTCTACTACAGATGCTGATTTTGTGGTAAAAGTGATCGATGTTTTTCCGGATAAATTCGCATACAACGATTCTGTTTATGCCAGTAAAAATTCGGTCAGATACCCAATGGGCGCTTACGAAATGTTGGTAAAAGGCGAAATTATGAGGGGTCGGTACCGAAACAGTTTTGAAAGGCCTGAACCGTTTGTACCCAACAAGGTTGCGCTTGTCAGGTTTAATATTGGCGATGTTGCCCACACGTTTAAAAAGGGGCATCGCGTTATGGTGCAGATTCAAAGCAGTTGGTTTCCTTTGGTCGATCGCAATCCGCAAAAGTTCGTCAATATTTATACGGCTACTGAAAACGATTTTCAGAAAGCCACGGTTCGTATTTATCACGACGAAAAGCACCAAAGCAGTGTTGTTTTGCCTGTCTTGAGAAACTGA
- a CDS encoding glycoside hydrolase family 35 protein: MNKFILSIFLSITLSVSLFSQAKIHSFKLEKSEFLLDGKPFQIISGEMHPARIPVEYWRQRIQMAKAMGCNTIAAYVFWNYHESEPGVFDFQTGNHNIAQFIKIVQEEGLFLILRPGPYVCAEWDFGGLPSYLLSIPDIKVRCMDPRYTEAADRYIKTLALQVKDLQVTKGGPILMVQAENEYGSYGNDRTYMKWVQDVWKKNGIEVPFYTADGATPYMLEAGSLPDAAIGLDPGANAENFAEATKVNPNVPSFCSELYPGWLTHWGEKWQRPDTTDLLKDVKWLMDNKKSFNFYVIHGGTNFGYWAGANAFSPTQYQPDVTSYDYDAPINEMGQATPKYFALRNLLAKYLPPKQKLPAIPAAIPVIEIPEIKMTATASVWDNLPVAIQSPQPKPMEMFGQKGGFILYRTKLIGHKKGKLRITELHDYATIFVDGKYIGKLDRAQAENIIEIPESASANPQLDILVEGMGRINFAEYMIDRKGITDRVSLNGMTLMDWQIFTLPFDEKDVQNLKFASGENTKPGLFFKGEFELAVVGDTYLDVSQWEKGVVWVNGHNLGRYWNIGPQKQLYCPAPWLKKGKNEIVIFDMHLLAPKPVKGAKSME, encoded by the coding sequence ATGAATAAATTTATTCTTTCCATTTTTCTTTCGATAACACTTAGCGTTAGCTTGTTTAGTCAGGCAAAGATACATTCGTTTAAACTCGAAAAATCCGAATTTCTGCTCGATGGGAAGCCGTTCCAGATTATTTCAGGTGAGATGCACCCTGCTAGAATTCCTGTTGAATACTGGCGGCAACGCATCCAAATGGCCAAAGCGATGGGTTGTAACACCATTGCGGCCTATGTCTTCTGGAATTATCATGAATCGGAACCGGGAGTATTCGATTTCCAGACAGGAAACCACAACATCGCCCAATTCATTAAAATAGTTCAGGAAGAAGGTCTGTTCCTGATTTTACGCCCCGGTCCGTACGTTTGTGCCGAATGGGATTTTGGGGGATTGCCATCGTACCTGCTCAGCATTCCTGATATTAAAGTGCGTTGCATGGATCCGCGATATACCGAAGCTGCTGATCGTTACATCAAAACACTGGCTCTTCAGGTAAAAGATTTGCAGGTTACCAAAGGTGGGCCGATTTTAATGGTTCAGGCGGAAAATGAATACGGAAGTTACGGGAACGACCGCACCTACATGAAATGGGTTCAGGATGTGTGGAAGAAAAACGGGATAGAAGTTCCGTTTTATACTGCCGACGGTGCCACTCCTTATATGCTCGAAGCAGGATCTTTACCTGATGCAGCGATCGGACTTGATCCGGGAGCAAACGCTGAAAACTTTGCCGAAGCAACCAAAGTAAACCCGAATGTTCCATCGTTTTGCAGCGAATTGTACCCGGGATGGCTTACCCACTGGGGCGAAAAATGGCAACGGCCTGATACTACCGACTTGCTGAAAGATGTAAAATGGCTGATGGACAACAAAAAATCATTCAATTTTTATGTGATTCATGGTGGAACCAACTTTGGCTATTGGGCTGGCGCCAATGCTTTTAGTCCGACACAGTACCAGCCTGATGTGACCAGCTACGACTATGATGCGCCGATTAATGAAATGGGACAGGCCACGCCAAAATATTTTGCACTGCGGAATTTGCTGGCCAAATATCTTCCCCCGAAACAAAAATTACCGGCCATCCCGGCTGCTATTCCGGTTATCGAAATTCCGGAAATCAAAATGACTGCCACTGCTTCTGTTTGGGATAATCTTCCGGTAGCGATTCAGTCGCCACAACCCAAGCCGATGGAAATGTTCGGGCAAAAGGGCGGTTTTATTCTTTACCGAACCAAGCTGATTGGTCACAAAAAGGGCAAACTCCGGATTACAGAATTACACGATTATGCTACCATTTTTGTTGATGGGAAATACATTGGCAAACTCGATCGCGCCCAAGCCGAAAACATCATCGAAATCCCCGAATCAGCTTCAGCCAATCCGCAACTCGATATTTTGGTTGAAGGTATGGGACGCATCAACTTTGCTGAATACATGATCGACCGTAAAGGAATTACCGACCGGGTTTCGCTCAATGGCATGACCCTGATGGACTGGCAGATTTTTACACTTCCTTTCGACGAAAAGGATGTGCAAAATCTGAAATTTGCTTCAGGCGAAAATACAAAACCCGGACTTTTCTTTAAAGGTGAATTTGAACTGGCTGTTGTAGGCGATACCTATCTGGATGTAAGCCAATGGGAAAAAGGAGTAGTTTGGGTGAACGGGCATAACTTAGGCCGTTATTGGAACATTGGCCCACAGAAACAATTGTATTGTCCGGCACCCTGGTTGAAAAAAGGAAAGAATGAAATCGTGATTTTCGACATGCACCTGCTTGCCCCGAAACCGGTAAAAGGGGCGAAAAGCATGGAATAA
- a CDS encoding AMP-binding protein → MPKPIINRSFSDKKALITSQGDITYSQLLKSIQQFAQLFANKGYTKVAIYAENSPSWIYAFYAALQNDCIAIPIDFLASAEDVAYIIDDCQPELLFISSGMTELFAKVDLKTQHKPEVLVFEEIAIDETVSESQWLAPEDDNTTAVIIYTSGTTGSPKGVMLSYTNIKENMNAVIGCGIFTPDRQVMVFLPLHHIFPLVGSLMVSFYVGTTIAIAPSMQSADLMKTFADNEVGVFLGVPRLYELMYRGIKAKIDQSAIARFLYWLVLKTKNRKLGKTLFKKVHEGFGGHLQYMISGGAALNKEVGTFFYALGFDIMEGFGMTEAAPMIAFPRPGNIVIGATGQALPGLTVEIRDGEIVAKGPSIMKGYYNRVEETAEVIKDGWLYTGDLGYLDKNGFLYITGRKKEIIVLPNGKNINPVDIEMKLDGYSGAIKEAGVFLHNEMLHAVILPDFNFLSENGVEDINQYFRDVVISPFNAEMSSYKRIMQFTLVNSELPRTRLSKLQRFKFEEFLVQKEKKKTASDEPDTEEYHAIKSFIESQVDMDILPDHHLVFDISMDSLSKLSLIDFIEKSFGIKLDEEQLLKFPSIRKIAEHIQSNKLFHKTDQDSGWAGDLKDNSDVILPKTSFLLHPIVNAVRGFFRLFFQFEGKGMENIPEGACFFAPNHESKLDAFLVLSYLDKPTLMNTFSYAKKDHVKSGVRRYVASRSNVIVMDLSKDLKHSILKMAEVVKQGKKILIFPEGTRTQSGKLGKFHKTYAILSSELNVPVVPVVITGAYAAMSSGAKKIKRGEKITIEFLPAISPEGKTPEELNALVREKIAEAKNR, encoded by the coding sequence ATGCCGAAACCTATAATAAACCGGTCGTTCTCCGATAAAAAAGCCCTGATTACTTCTCAGGGTGATATTACATACAGTCAGTTACTGAAAAGCATTCAGCAATTTGCCCAACTATTTGCCAACAAAGGCTACACCAAGGTTGCCATTTACGCCGAGAATTCGCCGTCGTGGATTTATGCTTTTTATGCTGCGCTGCAAAACGATTGCATTGCTATTCCGATTGATTTTTTGGCTTCTGCCGAAGATGTAGCGTACATTATCGACGATTGTCAGCCCGAGTTGCTTTTTATCAGCTCCGGAATGACCGAATTGTTTGCCAAAGTCGATCTGAAAACTCAGCATAAACCTGAAGTTCTGGTTTTTGAAGAAATTGCCATCGATGAAACGGTATCCGAAAGTCAGTGGTTGGCGCCTGAAGATGACAATACTACAGCGGTAATTATTTATACTTCAGGAACAACCGGTAGCCCGAAAGGGGTCATGCTTTCGTACACCAACATCAAGGAAAATATGAATGCGGTTATCGGATGTGGCATTTTTACCCCCGACCGCCAGGTGATGGTTTTTCTGCCGCTTCACCACATTTTCCCGTTGGTCGGGTCGCTTATGGTTTCCTTTTATGTTGGAACGACCATTGCAATTGCCCCATCGATGCAATCGGCCGACCTGATGAAAACTTTTGCTGATAACGAAGTTGGTGTTTTTCTTGGAGTTCCTCGATTGTACGAACTGATGTATCGAGGAATCAAGGCGAAGATCGATCAAAGTGCGATTGCCCGATTTCTGTACTGGCTGGTACTGAAGACGAAAAACCGAAAACTGGGAAAAACGCTTTTCAAAAAAGTGCATGAAGGATTTGGTGGCCATTTGCAATACATGATTTCAGGAGGAGCTGCGCTGAATAAGGAAGTTGGAACCTTTTTTTATGCATTGGGCTTCGATATTATGGAAGGTTTTGGGATGACTGAAGCTGCTCCGATGATTGCATTTCCGCGTCCCGGAAATATTGTAATTGGCGCAACCGGCCAGGCATTGCCCGGATTGACCGTCGAAATACGCGATGGAGAGATTGTAGCAAAAGGGCCGAGCATCATGAAGGGATATTACAATAGGGTAGAAGAGACCGCTGAAGTGATCAAAGACGGATGGCTTTATACCGGTGATTTAGGTTATTTGGACAAGAACGGATTTCTATACATTACTGGCCGGAAAAAGGAAATTATTGTTTTGCCCAACGGAAAGAATATTAATCCGGTTGATATTGAAATGAAGCTCGACGGTTATTCAGGAGCGATTAAAGAAGCCGGTGTTTTTTTGCACAACGAGATGCTTCATGCGGTAATTCTTCCGGATTTTAATTTTTTGTCCGAAAATGGAGTTGAAGATATCAATCAGTATTTCCGCGATGTGGTGATTTCGCCTTTCAATGCCGAAATGAGCTCGTACAAGCGGATTATGCAATTTACGCTGGTGAATTCGGAGTTGCCCCGGACACGTTTATCCAAGCTTCAGCGTTTCAAATTCGAGGAGTTCTTGGTGCAAAAGGAGAAGAAGAAAACGGCATCGGATGAGCCTGATACGGAAGAATATCATGCCATCAAATCATTTATCGAAAGTCAGGTCGATATGGATATTTTGCCTGATCATCACCTGGTATTCGATATTTCGATGGACTCGCTGAGCAAATTAAGCCTGATCGATTTCATCGAAAAAAGCTTTGGAATTAAACTCGACGAAGAACAACTGCTCAAATTCCCATCTATCCGGAAAATTGCCGAACACATTCAAAGCAATAAATTGTTTCACAAAACCGATCAGGATTCGGGATGGGCTGGCGATTTAAAAGACAATTCGGATGTGATTTTGCCGAAAACGTCCTTTTTGCTTCATCCAATTGTCAATGCTGTTCGCGGATTTTTTCGTTTATTCTTTCAGTTCGAAGGGAAAGGGATGGAAAATATTCCTGAAGGGGCATGTTTTTTTGCGCCAAATCACGAAAGCAAACTCGATGCTTTTCTGGTGCTTTCGTACCTCGATAAACCAACTCTAATGAATACGTTTTCGTACGCCAAGAAAGATCACGTGAAAAGTGGGGTGCGTCGTTATGTAGCCAGCCGCAGCAATGTAATTGTGATGGATTTGTCGAAAGACCTGAAACATTCTATCCTGAAAATGGCTGAAGTGGTGAAACAGGGAAAGAAGATTTTGATATTTCCGGAAGGAACACGAACCCAAAGTGGCAAACTGGGCAAATTTCATAAAACCTATGCTATTTTAAGCTCCGAATTGAATGTCCCGGTTGTCCCGGTTGTGATTACCGGAGCTTACGCAGCAATGTCGTCAGGAGCAAAAAAAATTAAACGGGGCGAAAAAATTACCATCGAGTTTTTACCGGCTATTTCTCCTGAAGGAAAAACTCCTGAAGAACTGAATGCTTTGGTAAGAGAGAAGATTGCTGAGGCAAAAAATAGATAA
- a CDS encoding NPCBM/NEW2 domain-containing protein: MKNLFILCCIFLTCSYTKAQEKSIWLSDLNLSHFDQDMGQASKNKTMMGSPLVVSGVTFENGVGVFAPSKGLIELNGAGIRFQAEVGPGEMRRPGGGSGASAPDSNAKKPGQSATTGSTPQTSELRKRPDIQFFVLGDKKILWSSGSMKDGDKAKPVDVDLKGISKLALVVVTVNGGGGMFGGMGVWGNAKISYNGDVSPQTLALTFNPVSEMRILTPSESSVPKINYPKVVGATPGKPFVFSIPVTGEKPLIVTIDNLPSGLKLDSSSGIISGTSPLQKGTYSLNITVKNRIGEARGMIDLKVGDLLALTPPMGWNSWNAGGMSVDQDKVKAAADVIAEKLRGHGWAFINIDDGWQADKRTDNGELLTNAKFSDIKGMSDYIHAKGMRFGIYSSPGPQTCGRALGSYQHEEQDAKTWAQWGVDYLKYDWCSYRSVAKDDSEEELKKPYFIMRDALSKTNRDIVYSLCQYGMGNVWNWGAEVNGNLWRTTGDINDSWKSVLNTGFKQTNNYQKAGPGHWNDPDMLVIGRVGWSKDTKPTKLTPDEQYSHISLWSLLSSPLLIGCEMDKLDNFTLGLITNDEVIGVNQDALGKQARLIQKGDDYQVWAKDLADGSKAVGLFYTGVNETGAKDPVKMINWGDEKPEETKLISIDFKSLGLSGKQKARDLWSQQNLGTYNDYFESDVNYHGVVLVKLSALE; encoded by the coding sequence ATGAAAAATTTATTTATCCTTTGCTGCATTTTTCTGACATGTAGTTATACAAAGGCTCAGGAAAAATCAATCTGGCTCAGCGATCTGAATTTATCCCATTTCGATCAGGATATGGGACAGGCTTCCAAAAACAAAACGATGATGGGTTCTCCTTTAGTTGTGTCGGGGGTAACTTTCGAAAATGGTGTTGGCGTTTTTGCTCCGTCCAAAGGACTAATTGAATTGAACGGTGCTGGAATTCGTTTCCAGGCTGAAGTTGGCCCGGGCGAGATGAGGCGTCCGGGTGGTGGTTCAGGTGCTTCCGCTCCCGATAGCAATGCAAAAAAGCCTGGACAAAGCGCTACAACCGGCAGTACTCCTCAGACCTCCGAACTACGAAAACGTCCCGATATTCAATTTTTTGTTCTTGGCGACAAAAAAATATTGTGGAGTAGCGGATCCATGAAAGATGGAGATAAAGCCAAGCCGGTTGATGTTGATCTGAAGGGAATTAGCAAGTTGGCGCTGGTGGTGGTAACTGTCAATGGCGGCGGTGGTATGTTTGGCGGTATGGGCGTGTGGGGAAATGCCAAAATCAGCTACAATGGCGATGTGTCTCCGCAAACTCTTGCACTGACGTTCAATCCAGTATCAGAAATGCGTATTTTAACGCCTTCCGAAAGTTCCGTGCCGAAGATTAACTACCCCAAAGTTGTAGGAGCGACTCCGGGAAAGCCTTTCGTTTTTTCAATTCCTGTGACCGGCGAAAAACCACTGATTGTTACTATTGATAATTTGCCTTCTGGATTAAAGTTGGATTCCAGTTCCGGAATCATTTCAGGAACTTCGCCTTTGCAAAAGGGCACTTATTCATTAAACATTACTGTAAAAAATAGAATAGGGGAAGCCAGGGGAATGATCGATCTGAAAGTTGGTGATTTGCTCGCACTCACACCTCCAATGGGATGGAATAGCTGGAATGCCGGAGGAATGTCAGTCGATCAGGATAAAGTAAAAGCGGCTGCTGATGTGATTGCTGAGAAATTGCGTGGTCATGGCTGGGCATTTATCAACATTGACGATGGATGGCAGGCCGACAAACGCACCGACAACGGAGAACTGCTTACCAATGCCAAATTCTCCGACATAAAAGGAATGAGCGATTACATTCATGCAAAAGGGATGCGGTTTGGGATTTACTCGTCGCCCGGGCCACAAACTTGCGGGCGTGCTTTGGGAAGTTATCAACACGAAGAACAGGATGCCAAAACCTGGGCTCAATGGGGTGTCGATTACCTGAAATACGACTGGTGCTCGTACCGATCTGTTGCCAAAGATGATTCGGAAGAAGAACTGAAAAAGCCATATTTCATCATGCGCGACGCTTTGTCCAAAACCAACCGGGATATTGTTTACAGTTTGTGTCAATACGGTATGGGCAACGTGTGGAACTGGGGTGCCGAAGTAAACGGGAACTTGTGGCGAACCACCGGAGATATTAACGATAGCTGGAAAAGTGTGCTGAATACTGGCTTTAAGCAGACGAATAATTATCAGAAAGCCGGGCCGGGTCATTGGAACGACCCAGATATGCTGGTTATTGGTCGGGTTGGCTGGAGCAAAGATACCAAACCGACCAAACTAACTCCTGATGAGCAGTATTCGCACATAAGCCTTTGGTCGTTACTCTCATCACCTTTACTTATTGGCTGTGAAATGGATAAACTTGATAATTTCACTTTGGGATTGATTACCAACGATGAAGTGATAGGCGTTAACCAGGATGCTTTAGGAAAGCAGGCACGGTTAATTCAAAAAGGTGACGATTACCAGGTTTGGGCCAAAGATCTTGCCGATGGCTCGAAAGCAGTTGGGCTTTTTTACACAGGAGTGAACGAAACGGGAGCGAAAGATCCGGTTAAAATGATCAATTGGGGAGATGAAAAACCTGAAGAAACCAAACTCATCAGTATTGACTTTAAGTCTCTAGGTTTATCCGGAAAACAAAAAGCACGAGATCTTTGGTCTCAACAAAATCTGGGTACTTACAATGATTATTTTGAGTCAGACGTCAATTACCATGGTGTTGTTTTGGTCAAACTTTCAGCTTTAGAATAG